One Hydrogenophaga crassostreae genomic region harbors:
- the pqqC gene encoding pyrroloquinoline-quinone synthase PqqC encodes MEIAQHPRPANGLPAWTPEAFEAQLRDKGRSYHIHHPFNVRMNTGGCTPDEIRCWVANRFYYQICIPRKDAAVLANMPDRAHRRLWMERILDHDGHGDFEGDAAGGIEAWTRLGEAVGISREELWSLQGVAPAVRFACDAYVNFAAKAPWQEAVCSSLTEMFAPQIHKDRLATWPRHYPWIEANGLSYFRSRIPLAGRDVEHGLRVTLEHFTTRAQQHRALDILQFKLDILWSMLDAIEKASQ; translated from the coding sequence ATGGAAATCGCACAACACCCCCGTCCAGCCAACGGTTTGCCCGCCTGGACGCCCGAAGCGTTTGAAGCGCAGCTGCGCGACAAGGGCCGCAGCTACCACATTCACCATCCCTTCAATGTGCGCATGAACACAGGCGGCTGCACGCCCGACGAGATTCGCTGCTGGGTCGCCAACCGCTTCTACTATCAAATCTGCATTCCGCGCAAAGACGCCGCGGTTCTGGCCAACATGCCCGACCGCGCCCACCGCCGTCTGTGGATGGAGCGCATTCTTGATCACGACGGCCACGGCGATTTTGAAGGCGATGCCGCTGGCGGTATCGAGGCCTGGACGCGGCTGGGCGAAGCCGTGGGCATATCGCGCGAAGAGCTTTGGTCGCTGCAAGGCGTGGCGCCTGCGGTGCGATTTGCTTGCGACGCCTATGTGAATTTCGCGGCCAAGGCGCCGTGGCAAGAGGCGGTGTGTTCTTCGCTCACCGAAATGTTCGCCCCCCAGATCCACAAAGACCGCCTCGCCACCTGGCCCAGGCACTACCCCTGGATCGAAGCCAACGGCCTGTCCTATTTCCGCAGCCGCATCCCGCTGGCCGGCCGCGACGTGGAACACGGCCTGCGCGTCACCCTCGAACACTTCACCACCCGCGCCCAGCAACACCGCGCGCTCGACATTCTGCAGTTCAAGCTGGACATCCTGTGGTCCATGCTGGACGCCATTGAAAAAGCCAGTCAATAA
- the pqqA gene encoding pyrroloquinoline quinone precursor peptide PqqA: MQWTTPSFTDLRFGFEITMYIANR; encoded by the coding sequence ATGCAGTGGACCACCCCTTCTTTCACCGACCTTCGTTTCGGATTCGAAATCACGATGTACATCGCGAACCGCTGA
- a CDS encoding NAD(P)/FAD-dependent oxidoreductase, whose product MKTFDFAVIGGSYAGMAAALQLARARRNVLVVDAAQRRNRFVDAVGGSSHGYLTQDGRAPAEIAADAREELMNYPSVEWLHGTADDAHVTSDGWLGFRVGSETVRAQHLIIATGVRDELPTVPGLVERWGRSVFHCPYCHGYEADAGPIGIIAASPLAQHHAIMLPDWGSPTLFLNGAYTPGAEELAAIARRGTQVEAARIARIDGFADVVLQDGRIFTMNALFTQPRTFLSSPIAEQLGCSLEDGPMGPFIKVDEFKATSVPNVFACGDAARMAGNVTLAVADGAMAGFGAHRSSMI is encoded by the coding sequence ATGAAAACATTTGACTTTGCCGTTATCGGGGGCAGCTACGCCGGCATGGCTGCGGCTCTGCAATTGGCCCGCGCGCGCCGCAATGTTTTGGTGGTAGACGCTGCCCAACGGCGCAACCGCTTTGTCGACGCCGTCGGCGGCTCATCGCACGGTTACCTGACCCAGGATGGCCGCGCGCCCGCCGAAATTGCTGCCGACGCCCGCGAGGAGCTCATGAACTACCCCAGCGTGGAATGGCTGCACGGCACTGCTGACGATGCCCACGTGACATCAGACGGGTGGCTGGGCTTCCGCGTGGGCAGCGAGACGGTCAGGGCTCAGCACCTCATCATTGCCACCGGCGTGCGTGACGAATTGCCTACAGTGCCCGGCTTGGTCGAACGCTGGGGTCGTAGCGTCTTTCATTGCCCGTATTGCCACGGGTATGAAGCAGACGCGGGGCCCATCGGCATCATTGCCGCGTCGCCCCTGGCCCAACACCACGCCATCATGCTGCCAGACTGGGGCAGCCCTACTCTGTTTTTGAATGGCGCATACACCCCTGGCGCAGAAGAGCTCGCAGCCATCGCCCGCCGCGGAACGCAAGTGGAGGCGGCGCGCATTGCGCGCATCGACGGGTTCGCCGACGTGGTGCTGCAAGACGGCCGCATTTTCACCATGAATGCCTTGTTTACCCAGCCCCGCACCTTCTTGAGCAGTCCCATCGCAGAACAACTGGGCTGCTCGCTGGAAGATGGCCCCATGGGTCCGTTCATCAAAGTGGATGAATTCAAAGCCACCAGCGTGCCCAACGTGTTTGCGTGTGGCGATGCCGCTCGAATGGCTGGGAATGTAACCCTGGCAGTGGCGGATGGAGCGATGGCGGGGTTTGGAGCGCATCGGAGTTCGATGATTTGA
- the pqqD gene encoding pyrroloquinoline quinone biosynthesis peptide chaperone PqqD yields the protein MNESTPLPEHPKLSRRFRLQFEEAQNRWVLLYPEGMVQLNDSAAEILKRCDGERSLAEIVIELESAFKVQDLMPQVSSLLEEGQRRGWVE from the coding sequence ATGAATGAATCAACCCCCTTGCCAGAACACCCCAAGCTCTCGCGCCGTTTCCGTCTGCAATTCGAAGAGGCGCAGAACCGCTGGGTGTTGCTGTACCCCGAGGGCATGGTGCAGCTCAACGACAGCGCTGCGGAGATTCTGAAGCGTTGCGATGGCGAGCGCAGCCTGGCCGAGATCGTGATCGAGCTGGAATCGGCATTCAAGGTTCAAGACCTGATGCCGCAAGTCAGCTCGCTATTGGAAGAAGGGCAGCGCCGTGGCTGGGTGGAATAG
- the pqqB gene encoding pyrroloquinoline quinone biosynthesis protein PqqB, whose translation MRIRVLGSSAGGGFPQWNCNCSNCKGLRNGTIKAQARTQSSIAISVTGQDWLLVNASPDILKQIAQTPDLQPARAVRDSGIAAVLLMDAQIDHVTGLLMLRERQTPLPLLATPEVLSDLSDGFPITRILSHYCTVAPTELPIDGRTTDIPGLPGVQVQTVALSSKPPPYSPFRGNPRPGDNIGLLLHNPATGAKAFYAPGLAAVTPELLEIMGRCDVILVDGTFWTHDEMQREGLSKKAALDMGHLPQSGPGGMIEQLDKLPKSVRKILIHINNTNPMLVEDSDERAVLTAHGIEVAFDGMEVGL comes from the coding sequence ATGCGCATCCGGGTATTGGGTTCTTCCGCAGGCGGTGGTTTTCCGCAATGGAACTGCAACTGCAGCAACTGCAAAGGTCTTCGCAACGGCACGATCAAGGCGCAAGCGCGCACGCAGTCGTCCATCGCCATCAGCGTCACCGGTCAGGACTGGCTGCTCGTCAACGCCTCGCCTGACATCCTCAAACAGATCGCTCAAACACCCGATCTGCAGCCTGCCCGCGCCGTGCGCGACAGCGGCATCGCCGCCGTGTTGCTGATGGATGCGCAAATCGATCACGTCACCGGACTGCTGATGCTTCGCGAGCGCCAGACCCCGCTTCCCCTGCTGGCCACGCCAGAGGTGCTGTCCGACCTGTCCGATGGATTTCCCATCACCCGCATCCTGTCGCACTACTGCACAGTCGCGCCCACCGAATTGCCCATCGACGGCCGCACCACCGACATACCCGGCCTGCCCGGCGTACAGGTGCAAACAGTGGCCCTGTCGTCCAAGCCGCCACCCTATTCGCCCTTTCGCGGCAACCCGCGCCCGGGCGACAACATCGGGCTCTTGCTGCACAACCCCGCCACCGGTGCGAAAGCGTTTTACGCCCCCGGTCTGGCTGCGGTCACACCCGAGCTGCTCGAGATCATGGGCCGCTGCGATGTGATTCTGGTCGATGGCACGTTCTGGACCCACGATGAAATGCAGCGCGAAGGACTGTCCAAAAAAGCCGCGCTCGACATGGGCCATCTGCCACAGAGCGGCCCGGGAGGCATGATCGAGCAACTCGACAAGCTGCCCAAAAGTGTCCGGAAAATCCTGATCCACATCAACAACACCAACCCCATGCTGGTCGAAGACTCCGACGAGCGCGCGGTGTTGACGGCACATGGCATCGAGGTGGCGTTTGATGGCATGGAGGTGGGGTTGTGA
- the pqqE gene encoding pyrroloquinoline quinone biosynthesis protein PqqE — MNTVPIPVGPPLWLLAELTYKCPLHCVFCYNPTQHARIQDEMSTKQWVSVMQQARKLGAAQLGFSGGEPLLRDDLVELVQEAHRLGYYTNLITSGVGLTPAKAQALKDAGLDHVQLSFQDSTKELNDFLSHTRTFELKQRVARLIKAHDWPMVLNCVLHRHNLPHVRKIIDMAVALEAEYLELANTQYYGWAWINRDHLMPTREELEEAEALVTQFRIEQEGKTGSKTRVLFVVPDYFEERPKACMNGWGSVFLSVAPDGLAMPCHNARDLPNLALPNVKDTPIAEIWQRSNAFNAFRGDSWMKAPCRTCDERHKDFGGCRCQAFMITGDPANADPVCSKSPHHEKVVQLVAQAPTRRHIPIVFRSDDESRHLHPVP; from the coding sequence TTGAATACCGTGCCCATCCCTGTCGGCCCACCCCTTTGGCTGCTCGCCGAGCTCACCTACAAGTGCCCGCTGCACTGCGTGTTTTGCTACAACCCCACGCAGCATGCCCGCATACAAGACGAAATGAGCACCAAGCAGTGGGTCAGCGTCATGCAGCAGGCTCGCAAGCTGGGCGCCGCTCAGTTGGGTTTTTCCGGCGGCGAGCCGCTGCTGCGTGATGACCTGGTCGAACTCGTGCAGGAAGCCCACCGTCTGGGTTACTACACCAACCTCATCACCTCTGGCGTGGGCCTCACACCCGCGAAAGCGCAGGCCCTCAAAGATGCCGGGCTGGACCACGTTCAACTTTCGTTCCAGGATTCCACCAAGGAGCTCAACGACTTTCTGAGCCACACCAGGACTTTCGAGCTCAAGCAGCGCGTGGCGCGCCTGATCAAGGCCCACGACTGGCCGATGGTCTTGAACTGCGTCTTGCACCGCCACAACCTACCCCATGTGCGCAAGATCATCGATATGGCCGTGGCGCTGGAAGCCGAATACCTCGAACTTGCCAACACGCAGTACTACGGCTGGGCCTGGATCAACCGAGACCACCTGATGCCCACACGCGAAGAGCTGGAGGAAGCCGAGGCGCTGGTCACCCAGTTTCGCATCGAACAAGAAGGCAAGACCGGCTCAAAGACCCGCGTGCTGTTCGTCGTACCCGACTACTTCGAAGAAAGGCCCAAGGCCTGCATGAACGGCTGGGGCTCGGTGTTTCTCAGCGTCGCGCCCGATGGCCTGGCCATGCCTTGCCACAACGCACGCGACCTGCCCAACCTCGCCCTGCCCAACGTCAAAGACACGCCCATCGCCGAGATCTGGCAACGCAGCAACGCCTTCAATGCCTTCCGCGGCGACAGCTGGATGAAAGCGCCCTGCCGCACCTGCGACGAACGCCACAAAGACTTCGGCGGCTGCCGTTGCCAGGCCTTCATGATCACCGGCGACCCGGCCAATGCCGACCCGGTGTGCAGCAAATCACCCCACCATGAGAAGGTGGTGCAACTGGTCGCGCAAGCACCCACGCGGCGCCACATTCCCATCGTGTTCCGCAGCGACGACGAATCGCGCCACCTTCACCCGGTGCCATGA